The following is a genomic window from Aphelocoma coerulescens isolate FSJ_1873_10779 chromosome 5, UR_Acoe_1.0, whole genome shotgun sequence.
TTCATTAACTCAGCTGCTTCTGAGCTCTCCTGTTCTCATCTCAGAGATAATATAAGCCCCAGTGTAATTTTTGGGTAGCCTAGAGCctgtaataaaaatgaattttgggAGTACATCCTGCAGCGTGGCTGCTAAACCTCCTCATGAGACTCTGCCtttgttttccagggaaaaagaaTTTCCTTCCACCTTCCTATCTGATGATGGGCTTCAGCTTCTTGTTTAAGGTACAGCTGTTCTGTGCAGCTCCTGATGACTTTTGTAATTTGCTTTGAGCTGCAGGAGGCTTATTTTCTGTATCTTGCTTATCAGTGTATTCCCCATTACTTCTTTTCCCACTGGGACAAATCCCATAAAAGGCTTCTTGCTGATAATgactctgctttcatttccatCTTAGCCCAGTGTGCACTATCTGCATTTCAGACAGACTCTGGACATTCCTGCCTCTCCCAGGTTGTTATCCCAGCTCTGTTTGGAGCATGGGCTTGTTCAGGGAATCTGGGAGTGCAGCTCTGTGTGTCACCCTGACTTTTGATGTTGGCACACTCAGGTTTAAATGAGCTGGtttcattttcttgctttttgatGGAAGAAAGTGttaaaaagggaagaaacagcTGAGCGAGGTGTTCTGTGAACATCACCAGGCCTGACACAGAGGCTGCTCTTTTTTAGGTGGATGAAAGCTGTGTCTGGAGACACCGGGAAGAGAGGAAGGTCAAAGTGCAGGATGAGGACCTGGACACGGTTTCCAGCAGTGCCAGTGAGCTGGTGGCTGAGGAAGTGGAGCTTTTAGGTacagtgggagggactgggtgctgtgggtgctgctggggggaTCCTTCAGGGTCTGGGTGATCCCAGATTTTGGATCactgataggacaagggggaatggtttcacagtgccagagggaagggatggatgggatattgggaaggaattcctggctggagggtgggcaggccctggcacagggtgcccagagcagctgtggctgcccctggatccctggcagtgcccaaggccaggttggatggggcttggagccacctgggacagtggaaggtgtccctgcccatggcagggggtggagtgagatgggctttaagttcccttccaaccaaaaccattctgggattccatgatggATCAGTTTGGttgtttctgtgttttcctgccctgtgtgccccagatggaggagacagcagcagtgaggAGGATAAAGCTGAGGGTGAGGAAGCTCCAGAGGGTGAGGAGGCCACAGCTGAGAGTGGCCGTGAGGAGGGCGTtgctgagctggagcagggaggagggaacACTCCTGCTCCAGAGGCTGACTCCGAGGAGGACGAGGGAGAATCTGAGGAGGAACATCCAGAGCCaaagagggaagagaaggaggaagaggtgaaTTACCCAGACACCACAATCGACCTGTCACACCTTCAGTCCCAGAGgtgagagaagcagcagctgggggcacctgagggTCTCTAAAACACTGCCAGGACAaggctgggatgagctgccaGCCCTTCTTTCCATGCTCAGCAGTGGGAATGctgcctcattttcctttcagggCTGCTCACACCTGAGACACCGAGCCCTGAGCTGCCTCTGCTGTGCCAAGCtggtgcagagcagctgctctgtgtgaGGCTGTGGGCTGAGCTCATCTCCCTGTTGTCCCTGGGATTCCTTGGGGGGTGCACAGAGGAGGCATGGAGTGAGTGCACATGGGGCTGTGTGCCTGGGCAGCTGCACATCGGGGCTCCCTCGGTGCCCAGGCTGTGTTTGGTGCTTGGTGTGCGTGAGAGGAGCTGGCAGAGAGCTAAGGCATGTTTGGTAAGGTGAATCCCAGGATTCCTGCCCTTTCCAGTCACCAAAGTGGGATTGCCAAGCACTAGAAAGCTGAAAGTGTTACAGCCAAGCTGCCCGGGTTTGGGCTGTGGTTGGTGTGTCCATGGTGAGCTGCCCTGCATCTGCTGATGAGCTCCTGTTCCATCTCCCCACAGATCCCTGCAGAAAATCATCCCCAAAGAGGAAGAGCCCAACTTGGTAAGGCCCCAGCTCCAGTGGGTGGCTCAgagcagtgggagctgctgggcaagCTCTGCTCTGAACTGCCTTTCCCTCCCCAGAGTGACAGCAGGGCCCAGGGCCGGAGGCATCTCTCTGCCAAGGAGAGGAGGTGAGAGCCAGTGGGTGTTCCAgggaatcccagaattccaggatggtttggcttggaagggagcttaaatcccatcccatcccaccccctgccatgggcagggacaccttccactgtcccaggctgctccaagccccaatgtccaacctggccttgggcacttccagggatccaggggcagccacagcttcccgaGGCAAATGCCCCATTCCCTGCCTAGGTCCTGGGCACAGGCACATCTGTACCCACTCCCAGCCTGGGCTGATCCATGCCCATTGTCCATCCTGCATTTCCAGGGTGGGATCCTGCTCCTGTCCTTTGGGAATGCTGGCTGGGAACAGTTTCTTGTGTACCGTGGGCTGAAGAGGTTTTTCTGAGAAGGGGTTGTTTCCAGTGTTCTCTGGATCCCTGTGGCAGGGAAGCAGGGTGGGAATGCtgtcaggagagcagcagcctctCCTGTCACAACAAAGCAGGGTGTTGTGGTTGTTCTCCTtagagaaatgaagaaaaaaaagcagcagaacaaCTCTGAGAACTCGGAGCTGCCTGAGGAGAAGCAGAaggagacagagacagagaccCAACCTCCGGCTGCTGCCAACAGCCacaaggctgctccagcccctcagcccaTCAAGCGGGGCCAGAAGGTGGGCAGGGACCAGGGAGACCCTGGGCTGAGCTGTTGGCATGGAAGTGTGGACAGAAATCCCAGATTTCCCGGACATCCGTGGCTGCCTGCTGGTTTTAGGCTCGTGGTGGTGCTTTGAGTGGTTTCAGGATGATGGTGGTGGGGGTTAGCACGGAGCTCACTGGGACCAGTCCCTTGGTTAGTGGTGAACTGCTCTGAAAGAGtttgggatactgggaaggaaagtGCATGTGGGGTCAGCAGCTGTGGATGCAAAACTCTGCTAAAAGTCGTCATTTCTGAAGCTGTTGGTGTTTCCTCCTGCAGAGTAAAATGAAGAAGATGAAGGAGAAGTACAGGGACCAGGATGAGGAGGATCGGGAGCTCATCATGAAGCTGCTGGGGGTGAGGGGTGGAGTTGAGCCTTCCCAGGGGTGTGGTGGCTCCGGTCACCAGCCCTGACCAGCTGTGTCACCACAGTCTGCAGGCTCCACCAAGGaggacaaagggaaaaaagggaagaaggggaagaCAAAAGAAGAGGCAGCAAAGAAGCAACAGCAGAAAACCAAAGCCCCCCGTCGTGCAGCTGGAGGGGGCAAGGAGACCCTCCCAGCAGGAATCCTGCTGCACGAGGCACAGGAGCCAGCCCTGGatgagctgcaggaggagaaggtgagGAGTGGGATGGGAAGGTGGAGCAGGAGGATGGGAAGATGAGGAATAGGATGAGAaggtgaggagcaggaggggaaggtgagcacctctctcctctcctcccctgtcCATGTCTGTCCCTTGCTGGGGCTCTCCTGGCTCTGTGTAGCTTTTCCACCCAGAAGGCTGAGCAGCTCCCCATGGATTTTGAGCACTGTGGAGAGCTCTGTGCCTGTTGCCAGGGCTCAGGGAgcccactggattcccagagcagcccaAAGCCCTGCAGCAATCCATGTGCTcatcctgctcccagcacagccagaacTGGGGCTCGGAGCAGTCCCGAGGATCCCGTTCATCCAACACCTCCCCCTCAGCTGAGCTGTAACcgagctcccagccctgttgTTGGGATTTGGTATCTCTGAGCCCcatctccctcctcccagcttGGCGTGTGCCAGGCAAATCAGAGCTTGGGAAGAAACACTCCACCCTCCCACCCACGGCAAAGTGCTGCTCTTAGCTTGGCTGTGGAACGAGTTCAGTTCTCTTTGCAGGGAGCATGGGGCTTTCTGGGGCCTGCTGATTAAAGAATTCATTGGGGACGGGGGAGgaagaagcagctctgtggtttCTGAAGCCCTGATGTGTCCTCTGTTTGTGtgtgcaggaggagcaggaccaggagcagccaggactGGAGGTAAATGCTCAGTTCTGTAAGTGCTGAGCTGGGGGCTGTGTTCCTGCTGGGACTGGGACATGTGGGAGCCCTCCAGGAATTTGGACACACcttaattgtatttttaatgattaacctccttttcttcctgcccTGCTCATCTCCACATCCTCCATAAACCCAGAGCTGGCTCCATGGATGTTTGCCCCTGGTTTTTGCCTTGGTGGCTCTGGGCTGGAGGATGACACAATGAGCAGTGCAGGCTGTTCTTTAGTTCAGAAAGTTTATTTACATATAAAATTGCTTCAAATGTTTCTGTAATTACAGGCTCTGGGTGTTGCCCAAGGCTGGGAATAAGTGAATTCCTTTAAATTCCTTAGTGGAGGAGGATAACGGTGTCTGCTGGGGGAAGCTTTGGGTGACCCTGGAACTCCATTGGGGGGCCCAGAATAAGATCCAGCAAAGGGTGTGATTTTAGTGATCAGAGAGGATCAGTCACAAATCCTGGCTTGGCAATTCCTTGCCAGTGAAGTGATCATGGagccatggaatggtttgggttggaagggaccttaaaggccaCCTATTCCCACCTCCTGCCCTGTGACTCCGCAGGGAGGGCTGAGCACAGGGCCTGGGTCCAGTGGAGCTCTTTGTCCCCCAGGACAGCGAGGCCCTGCTGGACTCCCTGACTGGGCAGCCCCACCCCGAGGACATCCTGCTCTTTGCTGTCCCCATCTGTGCTCCCTACACGGCCATGACCAACTACAAGTGAGTGGCAGCACCTTCCCTGGAGGGGATGTGGTGAGAGTTTGTTTTATTTACAGAAACCTCTCCTTTGGGCAGGTATAAAGTCAAGCTCACTCCAGGCACGCAGAAGAAGGGCAAAGGTATGGTCTGAGAGCCCTGAATCCTttcctgtgctctgcctgctgAAGCCAGCCTGCTTTTCCAAGCTGTTTCACTCTTCCCTGTGTTTTTTCCAGCTGCCAAGATTGCTTTGCACAATTTTATGCAGTCCAAAGAAGCCAGTGCACGAGAAAAGGACCTGTTCCGCAGCGTGAAGGTGAGGCTTTCGCTGCAGTTTTTCTTgtacaaagcagcagcagcagcagaatgtCCACAAGTgccattttggggggaaatgctgCCAGAAATGGAGTGtcctgctggttttttttgttagcaGTGCTGTTTGTCAACTCTGCTGGGGAAGGTCTGAAGAGTCCAgcaatggtttggggtggaaaggatcttaaaaaccccattccatgggcagggacaccttccactatcctaggttgctccaagccccatccaacctggccagggacacttcccagcttttcctgtACTGCTTAGGCTGGGAAGAACCATCAGAACCTGAGCCTCAGTGGTAGCACTGGGCCTTTTGTTCCTGCATTGTCACTCGTCTGACAAAAGCAGCATCTTCCAAGAAACCCTCTGGGTCTGGGAGTGGGAATtgctggggcaggggcaggtgCTTGCACTGGGAGTTGAAGTTGGAGGTGTCCTGTGCCCCTCTCCCCCAACCAGGTGCTCACCAGAGCCAAGGAAAGGGATCACACCCGTGCTCCAGGCCAAGGAAGGGCTTTGGAAAtgccttcctgctgtggtcactttctcctctttcatgTTTCCTAGGACACGGATTTGTCAAGAAATATTCCCGGGAAGGTGAAAGTGTCTGCACCTCACCTGCAGAACATGAAGAGGAAGTGATTCCATGCTGGGGGTTCTCACCCCCAcccagccccggggctgggacagacggacacagaTCCACACTAGGACTGATCCAGCACCCAGGGCCTGCATTCCTGGTGCTTTAGCTGGACTCTGATACAAATTGCAGATAAACATGGAAGTAAATTGCTGGCATTTGGTCAGGAAtgtcctcccctgctgctgcttctctgttgTTCTGCACTGCTGGGCAAAGGCTCTGGAATTTGGGGCAGGAAAACTCCAGGGTGTTCAGTTccttcctgccctgtgcctgtggCAGGGCCTGGAGCCTCCAGGACAGCAGTTCCAGTGGAGAATGCTTCCCTTGGGAAGGTGGAATTGTGTTTTCCCCCAAATACTCCCTGGCTGTGGAGAGAGGGAAGGTGCAGGCCCAGATCCCCCAGCCCAGTGTGTCAGAACCCCGTGGaggggaggaagagcagggctgggagtcaGGATAAACCCACAGGATCTCTCAGGAATTACAGCACAGGAATTGTTCTACAAGTCgaagtttttaattgttttttgaaGACAGCTTAAAACACGAtcccccccttccccacagcagcatggcctggccctgtcccccctgtccccacagagcTGGGTCAGCCGGGGCAGGGCtgcccctctccctgtccccacagccaggggacatccctggggcagctccaggTGCAGGGGAGCTCCACAGGGCCGGGAACAGGCACGAGCACTCCCAGTTACACTCGCAGGGCAGAATATCTGCTACCTAAGGTTCACAATTGAAGTTCCACAAcataaaaattccaaaaaaaaaccaaactacagCCAAGCAGAGAGTAGTGGTGCTTTAACATCTCAAGGTTTACGACAGTTTATGGACCGACAACGGGACAACTTCCAGATCCTGCTTCTCTGACCTTAAGCATTTGTGACAAAACATGAAGCTGTGGACTAAATAGGACCTGCAGCCTCCACTAAAGCAACACTCCAGCGTCGTGGTGTgctcagcattcccagctcctgtccccatggaccccccctccccgctcTCGGGGTCGGCCTCACCCCCTCAGGGTGCACAACCCCAGACCTGGTTGCAGCTTAAGCTCAGGCTCCGTCTCCTCTGGCATTAAATACATTTATTGGAACATCTCACACAAAAAGAGGTTCTCTCTAGGCCATTCACATGCACGGGGGGGTGAGAAGCGACTACCTACACACAGAGAGGGTTCAGCACACACCTTTCATGGCTGTGGGCGGGGCAGCCTCACGCCGGGGCTCAGGAGCCCGAGGTGTTGTTGCTGCCGAAGCGCTGGTTCACGCTGTGCAGCAGGTGCTTGGGCAGGCAGTTCCAGGAACTGGCCAGCATCTCCTTGAAGCAAATCACAGCCTCGAGGCACAGCCTGGGAACACAGGGCAGCTGtcagcagggatggggctgcacGGGGAGCTCGTTCCTTACAGCTGGGGGTGCTGTCGGCAGTGCCAAAGGTGCTGAGGGGAATCCTGCTCCATCCTCAcacctggctgctgctctggcagggTTTGGTAGAGGGAGAAATGCTTTCCAGTATTTTAGGAACATGAACAGGTCTAGTGGTAACCCTGCCCCACTTgtcttagaatcacagaatgggttgggctggaaggatcttaaagcccatcccatcccacccctgccatgggcagggacacctcccactgtcccagagTGCTccgagccctgtccagcctggccttggacacttccagggatccagggcagccccagcttctctgggcaccctgtgccagggcctgcccaccctcccagggattTCCTCCTGCCAGCTAAGCTGGGACACAACAGTTCCATGTTAAGGTCTCGCTTTCTTACCTGACGAGAGATCTTGGTTGTAGGGAGAACACAAGGATTTCATTACTGTGAGCCTGGAAggtgggagagagagggagaattGGTTCTGTGGgttcacagcaggagccaaagcAGCCCAGGCtcacacaatcacagaatcagggaatcccagaatggcttgggttggaaggaccttaaagctcatcccctTCCaacctgccctgggcagggacactggaGGAAGCCTTCAGGTCTCCAAGCCTTCAGGCATCTGCACTGAGGGGCTTTGGACAGGAGCAAAGCATTTCCCTCTCAGGCTTTGTTTGTGATCCCCACGAGATCAGGATGATCAGGATGATCCAGCACTGCAGATCCCCTGGGAAAGGAAAGCTCAAAACCAACTCACAGCTTTGGAATGGGCCAGAAGGTTGTTGGCACAGCCCCCGAAGATGATCACCTCGCCCTCCTCGCTGGCACAGGCCGTGTGCCACAGCCTGGGAACAGAAAGCAGCACCTTCATTAACCCAAAATCCCAGCTCCTCATCCCAGCCAGGCCAAAGGGGGAAAACCAGGAAGCATCACTGCTTTCAACTCCTTAACCTGGCTAAGATCACTTCCCAAAGCAGAGGGAGGAAGACTCGTGTTTTCCATGCCACACTCGTGCCTCACAGAGGTTTTGGGGCTTTAAATTGCAGGTCACCAACTCCTATTTCCTCAGCAGAACAGCCCTGGGTGTGCACAGGATGAGCCTCTGGCCAGGACCTTGGTGACACCGGCCTGTGCCTGGTCTGCTGGCAGAGCAAGGACACTGGTTCCAGTTAGCTCTGGTGCTGGCACTCACAGTTCAGAGGCCTCTGCAaccacatcaaaccctaaatgCCAGGATCAAACCCTAAATTCTGTTTCCTGCCATTTCacaggctgctggcagcaccTGCCCTGTGTGGCACTCACTGGGATTCTGGGAGCACACAACAACCTGCACCTCTGGGACACATGGAAAAGGAGAGCTGTGAGGAGAAACCAACATCCTCTCTCCGACAGCCACCACCAGGTGATCCCACACCCCTTTTGTAACAAGTTTCCAGGGAATTGTCTGCCATACCTTGGTTTTTCGGAGTAGTTATGCTCAAACTGTACCCACTCGTTCTTGCTGATACAATAAATCCAGGCATCAcctgaaaacaagcaaaatccCAGACAAAACCAGGATTCTGTCAGTCCTGTGAGCTGCTGCAATAAACAAATACTCTGGTGTAGCACAGCCCATTTCTGCTCTTAGATAAATcaaatattttaggaaaaaaaccttatAAAACATTGGCTCCTGTTTGATATTTAACAGAGGTTTATGGGGGTGGGGAATTGTAAAGCTGTTACTAATTGCAATTTGCATTAGATAAATTTTTAGAGCAGATGAATTGCTGGAAGTTCTGGTGTCTCCACACCCTCAGCAACTCCTGCTCTGTGGAAGGAGCTGTTGGATCCATGAGGAGTTGGATCACAAGAACACAGGAGGAATTTAGAAGGAATTCAAGGCAATCATTCAAGCTCCTGTGCACAGCTGTTCCAGAGCACAAAGCCATCACCAAATCCCTTTGGAATGACTTACTCAGGGGCTGCTTGTCCGTGGTGAATCCTCCGAAGAGGAAGAGGTGATCCGAGGAAATCGGTGTTAAGGAATGCCATGATCGGCCAACAGGGCAGATGCCTTGGGTGAGTCTGGATTGCAataaaaacaccccaaatcaccATGAGGGACAATAAAATCCTGCTGCTCTTTCCTGCTCTGATTATTGTTCAGCTATCTGCAGGATACTGCAGTGACCCAAGGACAAGTTTAATTTCTTTAGACACAAAGAATTTTACACAGCTCAAGTCTGAGTACCCACATTTCGTTCCACTCCCACGTGTCCAGGTTCAGGTAGTAGAAGTCGTTCATTCTGGACTCCTACAACGAAGCAGAGCATGGTTCAAATCTCCTGATGAGGTTTGGGGTATCACAGGTTAAACTGGGCTGGGCTTACCCTGTATCTGCCTCCAAACACGTAACCCCTGTTCCCAACCGTGGCACAGGCGTGAGCGGCTCGAGGGGACGGGGTCTTACCCtggaaagggacagggacatcacAGATCAGTCACCAGAGGACAAGAAAGGCTCAGCTCAACTCAGATTTAAGGCCAGCAAGGAACAGAGTGAAAAAACCCAGCCAGTAAATGGTCCTGTGTGCAGACTTGGTTTTTTGATGGATGGAAGGTGAGAGAACTTGTTAAAAAtggggtttattttttccctcttgaaGTGTATAAATTTTGCTTTTAGCACAGGGTTCAGCCACAGAAGACAGACTGTAAATGAAACAGTGACATAATAAATCCTTATATCCATAAATCatgaagtgtccaaggccaggttggacactggggcttggagcagcagtggaaggtgtccctgtccacagcaggagtggaactggatgagctttaaggtcccttccaacccaaactattctgggattccattaaacagaatttttcttGAGTTTCTGAACTACTTGAGACCTGTATGAAGTAACCAAAGCAATTCTTTGGCACTCTGGAGTTCCTTGTCTCCTATTTCATTTCCTCCAACCCTGTGGCAACACTACCCCATTTCCCTGTTCCTGAACACTCCTGGGACACTCCAAATGTTTGTATCTGCAACTAGGAGTGTTTAATTCTCTCCTGACACAATTCAGCACCCCAGGGACAGGTACCAGCCATCACCTGGCAGTGAGGGTGACAGCAAACCACACATTTCACTGTCCTGAGCTCCCCAGGAGCACAGCGCAGCTGAAGCATGAACCGAAGCAAGTGACAGGAAAAAATGGATGAAGACAGatcaaaataaaaggcaaatttCCTCTTTTTGGAGAGTGGATGTGTCTAAATGAATGGTTTAAATTCAGTGGGAATGGCTCCAAGAACACTTCTGAATAACATTACTGAGCTGTGACTTAATTAATTGACAGCAGACCATTAATTACCGTGGTTATGGGCTGGCTCCAAGTGAAAGTTTCAAGGTCCAGAACATGCACGTGGTCGTTCCATCCTCTAGGAAGACctgaattctttaaaaaaaacaaaccataaagaAGCAACAAGTTTTAATAAGCACTgagtaaatattaaaagctgCAATAAAAATGACTTCCAGGGTTACTTACCCAAAAAGAGGTTTCATCGAATTCAAACGTTCCACGTTGTTTCCCTTCAGGAAAATAGCCATAGCCTCCAAAAAATATCAGCCTGGAGGAAAACATGGACCAAGAGCTGTGAGAAATTCTGTCACATCTGTtgttataaaatataaatacaaaaaaatacaaacacaaatacaaacacaactataaatacaaatataaatataaatacaaatataaaggCTGTGCTCAGAAAACCAGGGAAGCTCCTTTGGTTTTCCAGGTGTGGGGCTCTGTTTGTTGCCTAACCGACCCTCCCACCCACATCAAATCCCTCTGGAGctgttttccagcctcaggatTCCAAGCTTTGCTCTACTTCCAGATCTATGAAGCTGTCAGGGTGTGCTGCCTGGTCACTGCACTTCAGCCTCTGCCACACTCTTCTCCTGGAGTTTAAATGGGAATTACCTCCAAGTTTTATCTTTGGGGTTTAGCCTGTATTAGAAACTGGCATGGCTTTGCCAGAAGT
Proteins encoded in this region:
- the KLHDC2 gene encoding kelch domain-containing protein 2 yields the protein MADENEELPADEELPAPAEDGFEQLENDSPAERSGHVAVTDGRCMYVWGGYKNAQVRGFYDFYLPRDEIWIYNMETGRWKKSKTEGDVPPSMSGSCAVCVDRVVYLFGGHHARGNTNKFYMLNSRSTDKVLQWVRVECQGVPPSSKDKLGVWVYKNRLIFFGGYGYFPEGKQRGTFEFDETSFWNSGLPRGWNDHVHVLDLETFTWSQPITTGKTPSPRAAHACATVGNRGYVFGGRYRESRMNDFYYLNLDTWEWNEILTQGICPVGRSWHSLTPISSDHLFLFGGFTTDKQPLSDAWIYCISKNEWVQFEHNYSEKPRLWHTACASEEGEVIIFGGCANNLLAHSKAAHSNEILVFSLQPRSLVRLCLEAVICFKEMLASSWNCLPKHLLHSVNQRFGSNNTSGS